In Verrucomicrobiia bacterium, one genomic interval encodes:
- a CDS encoding VTT domain-containing protein — protein MMIATILNPTPHAWWDFGYLGVAGCVFLEQIGVPIPAFPALLAAGALSVSGEMNFALCLAIAIGASVLADSIWYVIGLSRGGKVLNLMCRLSWRPDTCVSKTKSFFSRYGTRTLLFSKFVPGLNTLAPPLAGMSNVRYGEFVAYDAVGALFWATLPLAAGAYLSESFKRLQMQAHSIEAYIPWVCGFLVVGVLIWNFIQRKRYLKALKESLQASISVEELKRMQDAGESVVVVDVRDELDARANPITLPHSRWIPHDTIENHFSELPLDKTIVVFCDCPAEQTAGSVAEFLREKGAKQVRPLVGGLNGWRSKGFEMVPMNFDPAI, from the coding sequence ATGATGATCGCAACCATTTTGAATCCGACGCCGCATGCGTGGTGGGATTTTGGGTATCTGGGAGTGGCGGGTTGTGTGTTCCTGGAGCAGATCGGGGTGCCGATTCCGGCGTTTCCGGCGTTGCTGGCGGCGGGGGCGTTGTCGGTTTCGGGTGAGATGAATTTCGCGCTTTGCCTGGCGATTGCGATTGGGGCATCGGTGCTGGCGGATTCGATTTGGTATGTGATCGGGCTTTCGCGCGGGGGAAAAGTGCTGAACCTGATGTGCCGTTTGTCGTGGCGGCCGGATACGTGCGTGAGCAAAACGAAATCGTTTTTCTCGCGGTATGGGACGCGGACATTGTTGTTTTCAAAATTCGTGCCGGGGTTGAATACGCTCGCGCCACCGCTGGCTGGGATGTCGAATGTGCGTTACGGCGAATTCGTGGCTTATGATGCGGTAGGGGCGTTGTTCTGGGCGACTTTGCCGCTGGCGGCGGGTGCGTATTTGAGCGAGAGTTTTAAGCGGTTGCAGATGCAGGCGCATTCGATTGAGGCTTACATTCCGTGGGTGTGCGGGTTTCTGGTGGTGGGGGTGTTGATCTGGAATTTCATCCAGCGGAAGCGTTATTTGAAGGCGTTGAAGGAAAGTTTGCAGGCGAGCATCAGCGTGGAGGAATTGAAGCGGATGCAGGACGCCGGCGAAAGTGTGGTGGTGGTGGATGTGCGGGATGAACTGGACGCGCGGGCGAATCCTATCACGCTCCCGCACTCGCGCTGGATTCCTCACGACACGATCGAGAATCACTTCAGCGAATTGCCGCTGGACAAGACAATCGTGGTGTTTTGCGACTGCCCGGCGGAACAGACGGCGGGCAGCGTGGCGGAGTTTTTGCGGGAAAAAGGCGCGAAGCAGGTGCGCCCCTTGGTTGGTGGTTTAAACGGCTGGCGGTCAAAAGGTTTTGAGATGGTTCCGATGAATTTTGATCCCGCGATCTGA
- a CDS encoding addiction module protein: MSLSVEMLAKEALDLPTSGRALLVEKLLASLAGKVDPSIEQAHLNEIRDRRAAVQSGKAKLIDGTEALKQTRAALKK; the protein is encoded by the coding sequence ATGAGTCTTTCCGTTGAAATGCTCGCCAAAGAGGCCCTCGATTTGCCCACCAGCGGACGCGCGCTCTTGGTCGAAAAACTTCTCGCCAGTCTCGCCGGCAAAGTGGATCCCTCCATCGAACAGGCTCATTTAAATGAAATCCGCGACCGACGCGCTGCCGTACAATCCGGCAAAGCAAAACTGATTGATGGAACTGAAGCGCTCAAGCAGACTCGCGCCGCCCTCAAAAAATGA
- a CDS encoding type II toxin-antitoxin system RelE/ParE family toxin translates to MKHRFVDEALAEFIAAARYYNHQVPGLGDAFADEVEAGIEVILGNPSLWRVIEDDVRRYLIKRFPYGIYYTLENDIIVI, encoded by the coding sequence ATGAAGCATCGCTTCGTTGACGAAGCTCTCGCCGAATTCATCGCCGCCGCCCGATACTACAACCATCAAGTACCAGGTTTAGGCGACGCCTTCGCCGACGAAGTTGAAGCCGGCATCGAAGTCATTCTCGGCAATCCCTCTCTCTGGCGCGTTATCGAAGACGATGTCCGCCGCTACCTCATCAAGCGCTTCCCTTACGGCATTTATTACACGCTGGAAAACGATATCATCGTGATTTAG
- a CDS encoding 4a-hydroxytetrahydrobiopterin dehydratase yields the protein MDTLANKPCIPAKGPVPPLSRSEIKKLSHQLGAAWKIIKGHHLEREYKFKDFKQALAFTVKVGKLAEKVQHHPDFYLAWGKVKLTLWDHQSDGLTVCDFIFAAKVNHLR from the coding sequence ATGGATACACTCGCCAACAAACCCTGCATCCCCGCCAAGGGCCCCGTCCCACCGCTGTCCCGTTCCGAAATCAAAAAACTCTCCCACCAACTCGGCGCCGCCTGGAAAATCATCAAGGGCCACCACCTCGAACGCGAATACAAATTCAAAGACTTCAAGCAAGCCCTCGCCTTCACCGTCAAAGTTGGCAAGCTCGCCGAGAAAGTCCAGCACCACCCGGATTTCTACCTCGCCTGGGGCAAAGTCAAACTCACCCTCTGGGACCATCAAAGCGATGGCCTCACCGTCTGCGATTTTATTTTCGCCGCCAAGGTCAACCACCTGCGTTAA
- a CDS encoding PVC-type heme-binding CxxCH protein — MSNMINLRRRSQLVTHFILALTLTAATAAALAAPAAKGTKNSFADIVRKTEPLTPAQEQKAFHLPPGFEIQLVAAEPDIGKPINMAFDAQGRLWITQSREYPFPAPAGQPARDMIKILSDFDPQGHAAKITTFAQGLNIPIGIYPYKDGAIGYSIPFLYRFTDTNHDGHADTKEPFLGRFGFEKDTHGMTSSFRRGFDGWLYANHGYNNDSVLTAKDGSSIKLNSGNTYRVKIDGSHIEQFAWGRVNPFGLIFDPLGNLYSADCETLPIYEILRGGYYPSFGKPDDGLGFAPPMIDHKHGSTAIAGIVYYAATNFPPDFRENMFVGNVMTCRIDRDSLEMRGSSPWAIQQPDFLVSDDPWFRPVDLQVGPDGTMYVADFYNRIIGHYEVPLDHPGRDRERGRIWRIVYRGTNATSEAPAPAHFDISRAPGKTLIRELGNPNLTIRMLAMSELTDRIGPAAIAPVTRIMRPSNTNVFQKIHGLWVLYRLNALDPKILASAAQDKDARLRVHATRVLAELPALNESSSTRSLPSQRSLVLAALQDPDALVKRTAADALGRHPDFNNLRPLLDARETVPADDTHLLYVLRMSLRNQLLATNIFSRLPLAQWSDADEQAIVDVCLGVPSSESANFLLRHLQNHEESRARSADFLRHIARYLPPDQISHLVEFTRKKFAGDADFQMALFRSVQKGTAQRGDESGPAQLADWGGDIAKQLDSELKSQPETWHNSPVDGLPNRANPWSLQMRKSADGDPASLFISSLPSGEKLTGKFRSPDFTAPEQLTFFMAGHDGPPGKPPQKKNAVRLRAVDTGEVLAESAPPRNDVAQKFTWDLHAASGKKVYVEIVDADEGTAYAWLAVGRFDPPAVELPAADPLIIAQRQQSVAELAKTFKLAAFETELAQWVTDDTTSPETRSQSAMALMAINPDAHAALLGRLAADPAGPAELRESMAHALASANSEAARAALIEALRTAPDRLQVKMALALATGADGAETLLKLAETGKISPRVLQDRGISERLKATAPANYENRVEALTKNLPPADAQRQKLLDQRRAQFDLAKADAAKGAKVFEQNCMVCHSMDNRGGAVGPHLDGVGNRGLERLIEDVLDPSRNVDPSFRYSTVTLKNGDVFAGLQRREEGAVVVFVDATGKETSIAKSDMQSRVESMSSLMPDNFSDALPIADFNNLMAFLLSKGNSPTAKK; from the coding sequence ATGAGCAACATGATCAATCTCCGCCGCCGTTCGCAGTTAGTAACTCATTTCATTCTCGCCCTAACCCTCACCGCCGCCACCGCGGCCGCTCTCGCCGCACCCGCCGCCAAAGGGACGAAAAATTCCTTCGCCGACATCGTGCGCAAGACCGAGCCGCTCACCCCCGCGCAGGAACAAAAAGCCTTTCATCTGCCACCCGGTTTTGAAATCCAACTCGTCGCCGCCGAACCCGACATCGGCAAACCCATCAATATGGCCTTCGATGCCCAGGGCCGCCTTTGGATCACCCAATCTCGCGAATATCCCTTTCCCGCCCCCGCCGGCCAGCCCGCGCGCGACATGATAAAAATCTTGTCCGACTTCGATCCCCAAGGCCACGCCGCGAAAATCACCACCTTTGCCCAGGGCCTGAATATTCCCATCGGCATTTACCCCTACAAAGACGGCGCGATCGGCTACAGCATCCCCTTCCTTTACCGTTTCACCGACACCAATCACGACGGCCACGCCGACACGAAGGAACCCTTTCTTGGCCGCTTCGGCTTCGAGAAAGACACTCACGGCATGACCAGTTCCTTCCGGCGCGGCTTCGACGGCTGGCTCTACGCCAATCACGGTTACAACAACGATTCCGTCCTCACCGCCAAAGACGGCAGCAGCATCAAACTCAATTCCGGCAACACCTACCGCGTCAAAATAGACGGTTCCCACATCGAGCAATTTGCCTGGGGCCGCGTCAACCCCTTCGGCCTCATCTTCGATCCCCTCGGCAACCTCTACTCCGCCGATTGCGAAACCCTGCCCATCTATGAAATTTTGCGCGGCGGTTATTATCCCAGTTTCGGCAAACCCGACGACGGCCTCGGCTTTGCCCCGCCGATGATAGATCACAAACACGGCTCGACCGCCATCGCCGGAATCGTTTATTACGCCGCCACCAATTTCCCGCCCGACTTTCGCGAAAATATGTTCGTCGGCAACGTCATGACCTGCCGCATTGATCGCGATTCCCTAGAAATGCGCGGTTCCTCGCCGTGGGCGATCCAGCAGCCGGATTTTCTCGTCAGCGACGATCCCTGGTTTCGCCCGGTGGATTTGCAAGTCGGCCCCGACGGCACGATGTACGTCGCCGATTTTTACAATCGCATCATCGGCCATTACGAAGTGCCGCTCGATCATCCCGGTCGCGACCGCGAGCGCGGCCGCATCTGGCGCATCGTCTATCGCGGCACCAATGCCACCAGTGAAGCCCCCGCCCCCGCGCACTTCGATATTTCCCGCGCGCCCGGCAAAACTTTGATCCGCGAACTCGGCAACCCGAACCTCACCATCCGCATGCTCGCGATGAGTGAATTGACCGACCGCATCGGCCCCGCCGCCATCGCGCCCGTCACGCGAATCATGCGCCCATCAAACACCAACGTGTTCCAAAAAATTCACGGCCTTTGGGTGCTCTACCGGTTGAACGCGCTCGATCCAAAAATCCTCGCGTCCGCGGCGCAAGACAAAGACGCACGCCTGCGCGTCCACGCCACCCGCGTCCTGGCAGAATTGCCCGCGCTCAACGAAAGTTCATCCACCCGATCATTGCCCAGCCAGCGTTCGCTCGTGCTCGCGGCGTTGCAAGATCCCGACGCACTCGTGAAGCGCACCGCCGCCGACGCCCTCGGCCGCCACCCGGATTTCAACAACCTTCGCCCGCTGCTCGACGCCCGCGAAACCGTCCCCGCCGACGACACCCATTTGCTCTACGTCCTGCGCATGTCCTTGCGCAATCAGTTGCTCGCCACCAACATTTTCTCGCGCCTCCCGCTCGCGCAATGGAGCGATGCCGACGAGCAAGCCATCGTGGACGTCTGCCTCGGCGTGCCCTCGTCCGAATCCGCGAATTTCCTGTTGCGCCACCTGCAAAATCACGAAGAGAGCCGCGCGCGCTCCGCCGATTTCCTCCGCCACATCGCGCGTTATCTGCCGCCCGATCAAATCAGTCATCTCGTCGAATTCACCCGCAAAAAATTTGCCGGCGACGCGGATTTTCAAATGGCTTTGTTTCGCTCCGTGCAAAAAGGAACCGCCCAACGCGGCGACGAATCCGGCCCGGCGCAACTCGCCGATTGGGGCGGCGATATCGCCAAACAACTCGACAGCGAATTAAAATCACAACCCGAAACCTGGCACAATTCCCCGGTTGACGGCCTCCCCAACCGCGCGAATCCCTGGTCCCTCCAAATGCGCAAATCCGCCGACGGCGATCCCGCTTCGCTATTCATCAGTAGTCTCCCCAGCGGCGAAAAACTCACCGGCAAATTTCGCTCGCCGGATTTTACCGCGCCCGAACAACTCACCTTTTTCATGGCCGGTCACGACGGCCCGCCCGGCAAACCGCCGCAGAAAAAAAACGCCGTGCGCTTGCGCGCCGTTGACACCGGTGAAGTGCTCGCCGAGAGCGCCCCTCCGCGCAATGACGTCGCTCAAAAATTCACCTGGGACTTGCACGCTGCGTCCGGAAAAAAAGTGTACGTGGAAATTGTGGATGCCGACGAGGGAACCGCCTACGCCTGGCTCGCCGTGGGCCGCTTCGATCCCCCCGCAGTCGAATTGCCCGCCGCCGATCCGCTCATCATCGCCCAACGCCAGCAATCCGTCGCCGAACTGGCCAAAACCTTCAAGCTCGCCGCGTTCGAAACCGAATTGGCGCAATGGGTAACCGACGACACTACTTCCCCTGAAACCCGCAGCCAGTCGGCAATGGCCTTGATGGCGATCAATCCCGACGCCCACGCCGCGCTGCTCGGCCGCCTCGCCGCCGATCCCGCCGGCCCTGCCGAACTGCGCGAAAGCATGGCGCACGCGCTGGCATCCGCAAATTCAGAAGCCGCGCGCGCCGCATTGATCGAGGCCTTGCGCACCGCCCCCGACCGCTTGCAGGTAAAGATGGCGCTGGCCCTCGCCACCGGCGCCGACGGCGCGGAGACGCTTTTGAAATTAGCCGAGACCGGAAAAATTTCCCCGCGCGTTCTCCAGGATCGCGGCATCAGCGAACGTCTGAAAGCCACCGCACCCGCCAACTACGAAAACCGCGTGGAAGCCCTGACAAAAAATTTGCCGCCCGCCGACGCCCAGCGCCAGAAGCTGCTCGACCAGCGTCGCGCGCAATTCGATCTCGCCAAAGCCGACGCCGCCAAAGGCGCAAAAGTATTTGAGCAGAATTGCATGGTATGTCATTCGATGGACAATCGCGGCGGAGCCGTCGGGCCGCACCTCGACGGCGTCGGCAATCGCGGCTTGGAGCGCTTGATCGAAGACGTGCTCGACCCCAGCCGCAACGTGGATCCCTCGTTCCGCTACAGCACCGTGACCTTGAAAAACGGCGACGTCTTTGCCGGCCTGCAACGGCGCGAAGAAGGCGCCGTCGTCGTCTTCGTGGATGCCACCGGCAAGGAAACTTCCATCGCCAAATCCGACATGCAAAGCCGCGTTGAATCCATGTCATCCCTCATGCCCGACAATTTTTCCGACGCCCTTCCCATCGCCGATTTCAATAACCTCATGGCCTTCCTCCTGTCCAAAGGCAATTCCCCAACCGCGAAGAAATAA
- a CDS encoding serine hydrolase domain-containing protein, translated as MSIITLLVMVFSAAVSFAIEPEPPASPEVAAAMQPYLDGYKLAGIIGIIADKDGKVHYKNLIGYADVEAKKPISEDNVFWIASMSKMFVGASIMMLVDEGKVSLDDPVTKFIPQLSKWMVMEEKDTNHVLLKPLVRPVTIRHLLSHTSGLTALSELQRETGADSTPLKDRALSSVCGPLQWQPGDKYQYGNQDINIAARVVEIVSGMAYQDFLQKRFFDPLGMTETTFWPSDAQIARLANAYGPNKRKTGYAKGKVDFLTMPFSDRVHRYPEAAGGLFSTTHDIFRYGLMLANNGELDGKRYLSPAAMDELRKEQTGATKVNYSLGYHLRNGMFGHDGAYGTDLSVNPKTGMVAIFMVQCTSGDQWAARDLFLKTATEVYNRK; from the coding sequence ATGTCTATTATTACGTTGTTGGTGATGGTGTTTTCCGCCGCGGTCAGTTTTGCCATCGAGCCGGAACCGCCTGCCAGTCCGGAAGTGGCGGCGGCGATGCAGCCGTATTTGGATGGTTATAAATTGGCGGGCATCATCGGCATCATCGCGGACAAGGATGGGAAGGTGCATTACAAAAACCTGATCGGTTATGCCGACGTCGAGGCGAAGAAACCGATCAGCGAGGACAATGTTTTTTGGATCGCTTCGATGTCGAAGATGTTCGTCGGCGCGTCTATCATGATGCTGGTGGACGAAGGCAAGGTGAGCCTGGACGATCCGGTTACCAAGTTCATTCCGCAACTGAGCAAGTGGATGGTGATGGAGGAGAAGGACACGAATCACGTTTTGCTTAAGCCATTGGTGCGGCCAGTCACGATCCGGCATTTGTTGAGTCATACGAGTGGTCTTACTGCGCTGTCCGAGCTTCAGCGGGAGACGGGCGCCGACAGCACGCCGCTTAAAGATCGCGCGCTGAGTTCGGTGTGCGGGCCGCTTCAATGGCAGCCGGGCGACAAATATCAATACGGCAACCAGGACATCAATATCGCCGCGCGGGTGGTGGAAATCGTCAGCGGCATGGCTTACCAGGATTTTTTGCAGAAGCGTTTTTTCGATCCGCTGGGCATGACCGAAACCACGTTCTGGCCAAGCGATGCGCAAATCGCGCGGCTGGCTAATGCCTACGGTCCGAACAAGCGCAAGACCGGTTATGCGAAGGGTAAGGTTGATTTTCTGACAATGCCGTTCAGTGATCGCGTTCATCGTTATCCCGAGGCGGCGGGGGGATTGTTTTCAACGACGCACGATATTTTTCGTTACGGATTGATGCTGGCGAACAACGGCGAACTGGACGGCAAGCGCTATCTTTCACCGGCGGCGATGGATGAATTGCGCAAGGAACAAACGGGGGCGACGAAGGTCAATTACAGTTTGGGTTATCATTTGCGCAACGGCATGTTCGGCCACGACGGCGCTTACGGCACGGATTTGTCGGTCAATCCCAAGACGGGGATGGTTGCCATTTTCATGGTGCAATGCACGAGTGGCGATCAATGGGCGGCGCGCGATCTTTTTCTCAAGACGGCGACGGAGGTTTATAATAGGAAGTAA
- a CDS encoding PEP-CTERM sorting domain-containing protein encodes MKLNAKWIVTAVTGMTALAAVNSALAQSATGNPTLGNMTAGQTTLYPGWSASPTVITPSAAGYEVSSTGYGSLYYANPTPIPLDAADTQVTLTFTLNGPAGAFYVGVPFILNDNAGPNSGTPYGGYNTFTFPGTYSETVNLTTAQQTAVAAGNDALYGFNLELDPAGNTPGNAYDITFNSLTLSAAPEPSTYALLGTGAATFAAFFRRKK; translated from the coding sequence ATGAAACTAAACGCAAAGTGGATCGTGACTGCGGTCACGGGGATGACGGCGCTGGCGGCCGTGAATTCGGCCCTCGCGCAATCAGCCACCGGGAATCCCACCCTGGGCAACATGACTGCCGGCCAGACCACTCTTTATCCCGGTTGGTCCGCTTCACCCACCGTCATTACACCTTCGGCGGCAGGCTACGAAGTATCGTCCACCGGCTATGGCAGTTTGTATTATGCCAACCCAACCCCAATCCCACTCGATGCCGCCGACACCCAGGTGACGCTCACCTTCACCTTGAACGGTCCAGCCGGTGCATTTTACGTCGGCGTGCCTTTTATTTTGAATGACAATGCCGGCCCGAACAGCGGCACACCTTACGGCGGCTACAATACGTTTACTTTTCCCGGAACCTATTCGGAAACCGTGAATCTTACCACCGCACAGCAAACCGCTGTCGCCGCCGGTAATGATGCCCTGTACGGTTTCAATCTTGAACTGGACCCGGCTGGCAATACTCCCGGCAACGCCTACGACATCACTTTCAACAGCCTCACGCTCTCAGCCGCTCCCGAGCCGAGCACGTATGCCTTGCTGGGCACGGGCGCCGCGACATTTGCCGCGTTCTTCCGCCGCAAAAAATAA
- a CDS encoding sodium/solute symporter (Members of the Solute:Sodium Symporter (SSS), TC 2.A.21 as described in tcdb.org, catalyze solute:Na+ symport. Known solutes for members of the family include sugars, amino acids, nucleosides, inositols, vitamins, urea or anions, depending on the system.), which yields MVREAMNSYFNAADWLIIFFYLGGIILLGVWFGKDQKNTRDYFLGSKNIPWWGIGLSIVAAETSALTIIGVPAMAYGTDMAFMQLIIGYVIARIILAIVMVPHYFKGEIYSPYQLFGNAFGHSVRQTAGGFFLLSETLAAGVRVYVACIPIQLLLGIHILPAIFLFVILSLIYTYIGGVKAVIWTDAVQFGLFLAGGLFTLFYIPHVFPGGLGEVWRQASAAGKFHWLNPQFSWHDPINIWMGIIGGTVMVMSSHGAEQLIVQRVLACKNVADGRKALVLSAVVIFPLFLIFLLCGAMLWVFYQSHPFQIPLPESRPGIKSNDFIYPIFMLTEVPHYLKGLLIVALLSAAMSSVSSALTALASVSTMDFVKGFISKGRSEGYYLAFSKISTVFWAAALIWVAYLSRQQAFILDAAFKLRGLTSGALLGGLLLALFWKQGRAMAVIGGMVTSLVVMTWISPIVQAWKGLPTWLRLENQIAFPWYTLIGLVIMLGVTGMISLVVRREGGRRSGSSALP from the coding sequence ATGGTGCGCGAAGCGATGAACAGTTATTTCAACGCCGCCGACTGGCTGATTATTTTTTTCTATCTCGGCGGCATCATTTTGCTCGGCGTCTGGTTCGGCAAGGACCAGAAGAACACGCGCGATTATTTCCTCGGCAGCAAAAATATCCCGTGGTGGGGCATCGGCCTGAGCATCGTGGCGGCGGAAACGAGCGCGCTGACGATCATCGGCGTGCCGGCGATGGCTTACGGCACGGACATGGCGTTCATGCAGTTGATCATCGGCTATGTGATCGCGCGCATCATCCTCGCGATCGTGATGGTTCCGCATTATTTCAAGGGGGAAATCTATTCGCCGTATCAACTGTTCGGAAACGCGTTCGGACATTCCGTGCGGCAAACGGCGGGCGGATTTTTTCTGCTGAGCGAAACGCTGGCGGCGGGGGTGCGCGTGTACGTGGCGTGCATTCCGATCCAGCTTTTGCTGGGCATCCATATCTTGCCCGCGATTTTTTTATTCGTCATTCTCTCGCTGATTTATACTTACATCGGCGGGGTGAAGGCGGTGATCTGGACGGATGCGGTGCAGTTCGGGTTGTTTCTCGCAGGCGGACTTTTCACCTTGTTCTATATACCGCACGTTTTTCCCGGCGGGCTGGGCGAAGTGTGGCGGCAGGCGTCGGCGGCGGGAAAATTTCACTGGCTCAACCCGCAATTCTCGTGGCACGACCCGATCAATATCTGGATGGGAATCATCGGCGGGACAGTGATGGTGATGTCGTCACACGGCGCGGAACAACTCATCGTGCAACGCGTTCTGGCGTGCAAAAATGTGGCGGACGGGCGCAAGGCGCTGGTCTTGAGCGCGGTGGTGATTTTCCCGCTGTTCCTGATTTTTCTTTTGTGCGGCGCGATGCTGTGGGTGTTTTATCAGTCGCATCCATTTCAAATTCCGCTGCCGGAATCGCGGCCAGGCATCAAGTCGAACGATTTTATTTATCCGATTTTCATGCTTACGGAAGTGCCGCATTATTTGAAAGGATTGCTGATTGTGGCATTGCTTTCTGCGGCGATGTCGTCGGTGAGTTCGGCGCTAACGGCGCTGGCATCGGTCTCGACGATGGACTTCGTGAAGGGATTTATTTCGAAGGGGCGGTCGGAGGGATATTACCTGGCGTTCAGCAAAATCTCGACGGTGTTTTGGGCGGCGGCATTGATTTGGGTGGCTTACTTGAGCCGGCAACAAGCATTCATTCTGGATGCGGCATTCAAGCTGCGCGGACTGACGAGCGGCGCGTTGCTGGGTGGATTATTACTGGCGCTGTTTTGGAAACAAGGGCGCGCGATGGCGGTGATTGGGGGCATGGTGACATCGTTGGTGGTGATGACGTGGATCAGCCCGATTGTGCAAGCGTGGAAGGGATTGCCAACGTGGTTGCGGTTGGAAAATCAAATTGCGTTTCCGTGGTACACGTTGATTGGATTGGTGATTATGCTGGGGGTGACGGGAATGATTTCGTTGGTCGTGCGGCGTGAAGGGGGACGGCGGAGCGGCAGCTCCGCCCTACCGTGA
- a CDS encoding peptidoglycan recognition family protein: protein MIFRSCSKKLSLTLVLFSALLLLASTGCRTAPRPGAFEPRQHDEIVVAGKFIHTGTPVVLWLDPGGYDAYRVERRFAPYDKSSWADSAKAEPELTAPNRYGLRRNPLTDAEVERVRGGGWDLLLLQKIVDQFVIHFDVCGVSRQCFNILQDHRDLSVHFMLDIDGTIYQTLDLKERAPHATIANTRSVGIEIANMGSYSRKEKNPLPNWYKHEPDGQTTITIPARLGDGGVRTPHFVGHPARPEIIKGEIQGEELEQYDFTPQQYAALVKLTATLCTVFPRIECKYPVDASGKLIPHKLTNYEWENYHGILGHYHIQSNKVDPGPAFNWDYVINHARDLMATPTK from the coding sequence ATGATTTTCCGGTCGTGCTCGAAAAAGCTTTCGCTAACTTTGGTTTTATTTTCCGCTCTCCTGCTTCTCGCATCCACCGGCTGCCGCACCGCACCACGTCCGGGCGCATTCGAGCCGCGCCAGCATGACGAAATCGTCGTCGCCGGAAAATTCATTCATACCGGCACGCCGGTCGTGCTGTGGCTGGATCCGGGCGGTTACGATGCCTACCGCGTCGAACGCCGTTTCGCGCCTTACGACAAATCAAGCTGGGCCGATTCCGCCAAAGCCGAACCCGAACTCACCGCGCCCAATCGCTACGGTCTCCGCCGCAATCCGCTGACGGATGCCGAAGTCGAACGCGTTCGCGGCGGCGGCTGGGATTTGCTCCTGTTGCAAAAAATCGTGGATCAATTCGTGATTCACTTCGATGTCTGCGGCGTCAGCCGGCAATGTTTCAACATCCTCCAGGACCATCGAGATTTGTCGGTGCATTTCATGTTGGACATTGACGGAACCATTTATCAAACGCTCGACCTGAAGGAACGCGCCCCGCACGCGACCATCGCCAACACGCGCTCCGTCGGAATTGAAATCGCCAACATGGGCTCCTACAGCCGCAAGGAGAAAAATCCTTTGCCCAACTGGTATAAGCATGAGCCTGACGGCCAAACCACCATCACCATTCCTGCGCGCCTTGGCGATGGCGGTGTGCGCACGCCTCATTTCGTCGGCCATCCCGCGCGCCCCGAGATTATCAAAGGCGAAATCCAGGGCGAAGAACTTGAGCAATACGACTTCACGCCGCAACAATACGCCGCGCTGGTGAAATTGACCGCCACGCTTTGCACTGTCTTCCCGCGAATCGAATGCAAATATCCTGTGGACGCCTCCGGCAAACTCATCCCCCACAAACTCACGAACTACGAATGGGAAAATTATCACGGCATCCTCGGCCACTATCACATCCAATCCAACAAAGTGGACCCCGGCCCCGCCTTCAACTGGGATTACGTGATCAACCATGCCCGTGACTTAATGGCCACTCCGACAAAATAA